A region of Granulicella aggregans DNA encodes the following proteins:
- a CDS encoding glycosyltransferase, producing MDFAVVVPTYNERENIPLLISRLNQALKGLRWEAIFVDDDSPDGTAEVIANQACLQSNIRLVHRIGRRGLASACIEGMLATQAEFIAVMDGDLQHDETILPALFGRLRSESLDVVIATRNAESGSMGEFKPLRVLLSQLGQKISRLVCRVQLTDSMSGFFALRRNFLLEVVHDLQGSGFKILVDLLSSSRRPVQIAEVGYIFAERKHGQSKLNCTVGIEYLAMVLNQILGRMIPVELTLYCVVGCIGLITYFATSLLFIHVTHLKLLEAETISTIAAMTGNFALTNRLIFQDRRLRGRRAVSGAITFLLACSFGGWANVVLTSTLIRGGRSWGLAGLCGIMLGSVWNLSIGSQLTWRGREHPASMREAGEPKRMTQIYRRWGQRLQTLRSMRLLLLLWVAAALAITVWVSIAEVGWDSAIYQSAIHTLRGGHDPYATAIALQIKAHQNGGANDSNHPLYSYVYPPATLPLLRLIGSLPSAPVKAAYWLLYAIAILVQFWVAMQAVQWQERRWLLFLLPIAPFFPGLLADGTLLSGNIAFLLYAAVLSAAVLGWRGKSWLLFYAVVLLASFFKAPLLSLVAIAPLSAHRQRAWTIITVAAGIALFAVQPLLWPSLFKNYLKAVDLQFRFNGDFGCSPAGLLSSLLFSYHLSYSPWAFLFYLGYSIPVLVILVYLSRCYFAGVFSLEQWIPMVIVGVVLLNPRLIEYDVAPLTLPLALISSRSLSHFQDRARLTWIFAGVLVSMNSFGLYNWSTRKALDGALLVAIFAAGSWSLFHLKEASVAIRSDSKRISRKEQPIPA from the coding sequence ATGGATTTTGCGGTAGTAGTGCCAACTTATAACGAGCGCGAGAACATCCCACTCTTGATCTCCCGCCTGAATCAAGCTCTCAAAGGGCTCCGCTGGGAAGCCATCTTTGTAGATGACGACTCTCCAGATGGAACGGCGGAGGTCATCGCCAACCAGGCTTGCCTTCAGTCGAATATCCGCCTCGTACATCGCATTGGTAGACGAGGCTTGGCATCAGCTTGCATCGAAGGGATGCTGGCAACACAGGCCGAGTTCATTGCGGTAATGGATGGGGACCTGCAACACGATGAAACCATCTTGCCCGCGCTCTTTGGACGCTTGCGAAGCGAGTCGTTAGATGTTGTGATCGCGACTCGTAACGCGGAGAGCGGAAGCATGGGTGAATTCAAACCCCTGCGCGTGCTACTGAGCCAGTTAGGCCAGAAGATCAGCAGGCTGGTGTGCAGGGTGCAGCTAACGGACTCGATGAGTGGCTTCTTCGCGTTGCGCCGCAACTTTCTCCTGGAAGTAGTACATGACCTGCAAGGCTCCGGATTCAAGATCCTTGTAGATTTACTCTCCTCTTCGCGGCGCCCGGTTCAGATTGCAGAAGTGGGCTACATCTTTGCCGAGCGTAAACATGGACAAAGCAAGCTCAATTGCACTGTGGGCATCGAGTACCTCGCGATGGTTCTCAATCAGATCTTGGGGCGCATGATTCCTGTCGAGCTCACCCTCTACTGCGTCGTGGGCTGCATCGGACTTATCACTTACTTCGCCACTTCCCTCCTCTTCATACACGTGACTCACCTCAAGCTGCTTGAGGCAGAAACGATTTCAACCATCGCGGCAATGACCGGGAATTTTGCATTGACCAACCGGCTCATCTTTCAAGACCGGCGGCTCCGGGGTCGGCGAGCGGTCTCGGGCGCGATCACTTTCCTTCTGGCCTGCTCCTTTGGCGGATGGGCAAACGTTGTCCTTACATCGACGCTCATCCGCGGCGGGAGATCCTGGGGGCTCGCAGGCTTATGCGGCATCATGCTCGGTTCGGTCTGGAATCTTTCCATCGGGAGCCAGCTTACGTGGCGCGGACGAGAGCATCCCGCATCGATGCGCGAAGCTGGCGAACCGAAGAGAATGACCCAGATATACCGCAGGTGGGGGCAGAGGTTACAGACCCTGAGATCCATGCGGCTACTCTTGCTGCTGTGGGTCGCTGCCGCACTTGCGATCACGGTTTGGGTGTCCATAGCGGAAGTCGGCTGGGATTCCGCGATCTATCAGAGTGCTATCCATACCTTGAGGGGCGGGCACGATCCGTACGCTACAGCAATCGCTCTGCAGATCAAAGCTCATCAAAACGGAGGCGCGAACGACAGCAATCATCCGCTCTACAGTTATGTCTATCCGCCTGCCACACTGCCTCTGCTGCGACTGATCGGGTCACTTCCGTCGGCCCCAGTCAAAGCAGCCTACTGGCTGCTCTATGCAATTGCTATACTCGTACAATTTTGGGTAGCTATGCAGGCAGTGCAATGGCAGGAGCGCCGATGGCTTCTGTTCCTCCTTCCGATCGCGCCATTCTTTCCCGGACTACTCGCCGACGGTACCTTATTGAGCGGCAATATAGCTTTCCTGTTGTATGCGGCAGTGCTATCGGCCGCAGTGTTGGGATGGCGAGGCAAGAGTTGGCTCCTTTTCTACGCGGTCGTACTTCTGGCCTCTTTCTTCAAAGCGCCGTTGTTGAGCCTGGTGGCAATCGCACCTCTTTCAGCACACAGGCAGCGAGCTTGGACCATCATCACCGTTGCAGCCGGCATCGCCCTATTTGCCGTCCAACCGTTGCTTTGGCCGAGCTTGTTTAAAAACTATCTTAAAGCCGTCGACCTCCAGTTCAGATTCAATGGTGACTTTGGCTGCAGTCCTGCAGGACTCTTAAGCAGTCTTCTATTTAGTTATCATCTCTCATACTCCCCCTGGGCTTTCCTCTTCTATCTCGGCTATAGCATTCCTGTCCTCGTCATACTCGTGTACTTATCCCGCTGCTACTTTGCGGGCGTCTTCTCGTTGGAGCAATGGATCCCGATGGTCATTGTGGGGGTCGTTCTTCTCAATCCTCGCCTCATCGAATACGACGTTGCGCCGCTGACGTTGCCGCTCGCATTGATCTCCTCACGGTCCTTGTCTCACTTCCAGGATCGGGCGCGACTCACCTGGATCTTCGCCGGAGTGCTGGTCTCCATGAACTCTTTCGGCCTGTACAACTGGTCGACGCGCAAGGCCCTCGACGGGGCACTTCTCGTCGCGATCTTCGCAGCAGGCAGTTGGAGCCTTTTTCATTTGAAAGAGGCTTCAGTAGCGATCAGAAGCGATTCCAAACGTATCTCGCGCAAGGAACAACCTATCCCTGCTTAG
- a CDS encoding periplasmic heavy metal sensor — protein MPGANGKVAGSGKADNGTRSALQFGPPGRWWDDKATVRAVGLSNDQQKRMDSIFDSHKAAIVDSYKALLNERAKLEAVSKGPQVDQSRVFAQIDAVNQARSVLQKANSQMLLEIRQQMDPQQLEKLGKVAANEP, from the coding sequence ATGCCAGGTGCAAACGGTAAAGTCGCTGGCTCCGGAAAAGCAGACAATGGGACGCGATCGGCTTTACAGTTCGGTCCTCCAGGCCGTTGGTGGGACGACAAGGCAACCGTAAGGGCAGTCGGTCTGAGCAACGATCAGCAGAAGAGGATGGATTCGATCTTCGATTCGCATAAGGCCGCGATTGTCGACAGCTACAAAGCTCTCCTAAATGAGCGCGCGAAGCTTGAGGCAGTCAGCAAGGGGCCGCAAGTGGATCAGTCTCGGGTGTTCGCGCAGATCGACGCTGTCAACCAGGCCCGATCTGTGCTCCAGAAGGCGAACTCGCAGATGCTGCTTGAGATCCGCCAACAGATGGACCCTCAACAGCTTGAAAAGCTAGGCAAAGTTGCGGCGAACGAACCGTGA
- a CDS encoding RNA polymerase sigma factor — translation MQVANQASMIYEGSTQVSFISELDDIDSLVRLYRPRVLRYVAFSIGDQDIAETITQDCFLKAYNGRASFRGDSAVSTWLFSIANNLIRDQLRTKKFQFWRKAAATSLDVTEMASFLPSEGSSAEARILAQEKAKQVASVVEKLSTNQRRVFILRFSEELDVAEIAEVTGMPVNTVKTHLRRAITTVRAKVGGRV, via the coding sequence ATGCAAGTTGCCAACCAAGCATCTATGATCTACGAGGGCAGCACCCAGGTGAGCTTCATCTCTGAACTGGATGACATCGATTCCCTCGTCCGCCTCTATCGCCCGAGGGTGTTGCGTTATGTCGCCTTCTCGATTGGAGACCAGGACATCGCGGAGACCATCACTCAGGATTGTTTCCTCAAGGCGTATAACGGACGCGCATCATTTCGTGGCGACTCCGCAGTCAGCACATGGTTGTTCAGCATCGCAAACAACCTGATTCGGGATCAGCTTCGCACCAAGAAGTTTCAATTCTGGCGAAAGGCTGCCGCAACCTCGTTAGATGTGACGGAGATGGCATCCTTTCTGCCCAGCGAAGGATCTTCCGCAGAAGCTAGAATATTGGCTCAGGAGAAGGCGAAGCAGGTAGCTTCCGTTGTCGAGAAACTTTCAACGAACCAACGCAGAGTTTTTATCCTAAGATTCTCCGAGGAGCTTGATGTGGCTGAGATCGCCGAGGTGACAGGTATGCCCGTAAATACGGTGAAGACGCACCTGCGCCGGGCCATCACCACGGTTCGAGCAAAGGTAGGAGGTCGAGTATGA
- a CDS encoding Ig-like domain-containing protein encodes MLKTAIIAVALWLCLMALTGCANFFPDDTTTTTLTSSATSATYETSITFTATLSTTLATGTVTFYDGTTSLGTGTVSSGVATLTTAALAIGTHSVTGVYGGDSTYGGSTSVALSIVIDSDLTATSTTLSASVSSGTFGTSLTLTATVSSTSATGNVTFYDGTTILGTSTLSDGVATFTTTTLPVGTNSMKATYVGDSSYATSTSGSITVTIIEASSSIGLAI; translated from the coding sequence ATGCTGAAGACTGCCATCATTGCGGTGGCTTTATGGTTGTGTCTCATGGCTCTTACCGGATGTGCAAACTTCTTTCCGGATGACACGACGACTACGACGCTTACAAGCTCTGCTACCTCCGCGACCTATGAGACATCGATCACCTTCACCGCAACCCTCTCGACCACGCTCGCTACAGGAACAGTCACCTTCTACGATGGAACGACCAGCCTGGGAACGGGGACAGTCAGTTCAGGAGTCGCGACGCTTACGACCGCTGCTTTAGCAATCGGCACGCACTCTGTCACTGGGGTCTATGGCGGAGACAGCACGTACGGCGGAAGCACCTCGGTGGCGTTGAGCATCGTAATCGATTCCGATCTCACGGCAACTTCCACAACGCTCTCAGCTTCCGTATCGAGTGGGACATTCGGTACTTCGCTGACGCTTACGGCAACCGTCTCTTCCACTTCCGCTACAGGCAATGTGACCTTTTACGATGGCACTACCATCCTGGGCACCAGTACATTGTCGGACGGAGTCGCAACATTTACGACAACGACGCTCCCTGTTGGCACGAATTCGATGAAGGCTACGTACGTCGGGGACAGCAGCTACGCGACCAGCACTTCGGGCAGTATCACCGTGACGATTATCGAAGCCAGCAGCAGTATTGGTCTTGCAATCTGA
- a CDS encoding porin family protein — MLKSLVLLICAGVTTAPYVYSQASPTASRVADLQAGGTFNFASPDYTQKTFKGFGFYSTLDFRNHLGIEAEFHQVNDPTSSEGIYERTYEIGPRYVMHFGRFSPYAKVMVGRGLFSFPPAPSNPTGGAEANLAYNMWAGGFGTDYRLRRSINLRADYEFQQWGSFPPHGLTPRVLSIGIAYYFH; from the coding sequence GTGCTCAAGTCGCTCGTACTACTCATTTGTGCAGGAGTTACTACAGCTCCATATGTGTATTCTCAGGCTTCACCGACAGCGTCCCGGGTTGCCGACCTGCAAGCAGGAGGAACCTTCAACTTTGCGAGTCCTGACTATACACAAAAGACGTTCAAGGGCTTCGGCTTCTATTCCACACTTGATTTCAGAAACCATCTAGGCATTGAGGCGGAGTTTCACCAGGTGAATGACCCCACTTCTTCAGAGGGCATTTATGAAAGAACTTATGAGATCGGTCCGCGCTATGTGATGCACTTTGGCCGCTTTTCCCCTTATGCCAAAGTTATGGTCGGGCGCGGATTATTCAGCTTCCCCCCGGCACCAAGTAATCCTACGGGCGGGGCAGAAGCGAATCTCGCTTACAACATGTGGGCCGGCGGCTTTGGCACAGACTACCGATTGCGGCGCTCCATCAATCTACGTGCGGACTATGAGTTCCAGCAATGGGGTAGCTTCCCGCCCCACGGCTTGACGCCGCGCGTACTGTCTATTGGCATTGCTTATTATTTCCACTAA
- a CDS encoding choice-of-anchor D domain-containing protein, with amino-acid sequence MPLDRSLFPKLHLTCALAIATVCLSMVNLPARAQTSVQIHDIMVAGSNPTVGTAATETLPYSPYFGQSVSVSGIVVGVMTNGTIYISEPSGDWDSLVLTAEGMPVFPVSGVTDTCGIVGNVVTVVGTVTKTTQTVAVDTVGTGVTPTSCTVTSTGGTMTQSISVGSVLTEFGDALKYTGMTTTATFYAVAPTTGTLTESTETETSTGQFWATLASNASTNNHIFRSAGIAGDEFIPATAPSTVAIWGGNPQRVLIDTTTFGGAAINVTVGQSISCTTGSNITVGATKGIGLIDYTLGYARLLIFPTSVCTIGGTVATSTSATADSSHFHVGTLDLDHFYSTTAATTGSVAVTSAAYTRRLTKAALAIVDALGSPDILSLQEVQDLNTLNDLATAVNSLGSTTYTPSLIQGNDSDSLNLGFLVKSATVLTDSVTQVEKTSTYTTASGGSATLWERPPLVLKAEFVRVGKNYPVTVIDAHLTSRDNIGDATLGPDIRAHRAAQATDLSALIQTYQDDGQNVILAGNLNSFEFSDGYVDVTGILDGSPAATTAVTLYEPTSTTSPLTDFATQVTATSRYNYIERGNAEVLEHIMASATVPDTSTASASLASYVSEVTQPHFTTDFHEVDANDSTTPAGLTPHDGFVVAFTIPPVPTTASISSSAIDFGSVYIGSSATRTVTLTNTTTFTSTVNVTGVAISGANASDFTQTNNCSALVESATCTITLTFTPAAVGARSGLLTVTTDSTSNPTLTSTLTGTGVTQLSVSPTSLSFGNIDIGSSSAAQTVTLTNATNASIALASIAISGDYADTTTCGSSLAALGSCTISVVFTPTTTGVRTGTLTITSGVSVITVALTGNGVDFTIAINPTSGSVIAGDAVTPDIILTPVGGFSAQVNLSCTHTTSGSTCVPSTSSLTLSSASTIPATITTTSQYTVIGYGGFGSNSWTILLGLLSTAAILWAARRGRRQLRVVVALLAFGAICLASMGCSGRLPDKNTTPTYPGTYTYIFTATDGTLTRTASYTLIVSAK; translated from the coding sequence ATGCCGTTGGATCGTTCCTTGTTTCCCAAGCTTCACCTCACTTGCGCTCTAGCCATTGCTACGGTCTGTCTTTCGATGGTGAACCTACCGGCACGCGCCCAGACATCGGTGCAGATCCACGACATTATGGTTGCGGGGTCGAATCCCACCGTCGGTACGGCTGCGACCGAAACTCTTCCCTATTCGCCTTACTTCGGGCAGTCCGTATCCGTCTCCGGCATCGTCGTGGGTGTCATGACCAACGGGACGATCTATATCTCAGAGCCCTCTGGCGACTGGGATTCGTTGGTTCTCACTGCCGAAGGCATGCCGGTCTTCCCGGTCAGCGGAGTCACGGATACCTGCGGGATCGTAGGAAATGTCGTGACCGTCGTTGGAACAGTAACAAAGACAACCCAGACAGTCGCGGTCGACACCGTTGGAACCGGCGTTACCCCGACCTCCTGTACTGTCACTTCGACGGGCGGCACCATGACGCAAAGTATCTCGGTGGGTTCCGTCCTCACGGAGTTTGGTGACGCCCTCAAGTACACCGGCATGACCACCACCGCGACCTTTTACGCTGTCGCACCGACGACGGGGACACTGACTGAGTCCACCGAGACGGAAACTTCAACGGGACAATTCTGGGCCACGCTCGCGTCAAACGCGTCGACTAACAACCATATCTTCCGCTCGGCGGGGATAGCGGGCGATGAATTCATTCCCGCGACCGCTCCTTCAACCGTAGCAATTTGGGGTGGCAATCCGCAACGAGTGCTCATTGACACGACAACATTCGGCGGCGCCGCGATCAATGTCACAGTGGGTCAAAGTATCAGCTGCACCACCGGTTCCAACATCACGGTGGGTGCGACCAAGGGCATCGGTCTGATCGATTACACGCTCGGATACGCGCGCCTGCTTATCTTCCCCACCAGTGTCTGCACGATTGGAGGCACTGTCGCGACCAGCACCTCAGCCACCGCCGATTCCAGCCACTTCCACGTCGGCACACTCGACCTGGATCATTTCTACTCCACCACGGCAGCTACCACCGGCTCCGTGGCCGTCACTTCCGCCGCCTACACCCGCCGTCTCACGAAAGCCGCTCTCGCCATCGTAGACGCCCTGGGTTCGCCGGATATCCTCTCGCTGCAGGAGGTTCAGGATCTCAACACGCTGAACGACCTTGCCACCGCCGTCAACTCGCTTGGAAGCACAACCTATACTCCTTCGTTGATTCAGGGCAATGATTCAGACAGTCTGAACCTCGGCTTCCTGGTGAAGTCGGCGACGGTGCTCACGGATTCCGTGACACAGGTGGAGAAGACCTCTACATACACCACGGCCAGCGGAGGCTCGGCGACCCTCTGGGAGCGACCGCCGCTGGTGCTCAAGGCAGAGTTTGTACGCGTGGGGAAGAACTATCCTGTCACGGTCATCGATGCCCACTTGACCTCGCGAGACAACATCGGCGATGCCACGCTTGGCCCCGACATCCGAGCACATCGTGCCGCCCAGGCGACGGATCTGTCGGCACTCATCCAAACCTACCAGGACGATGGTCAGAACGTCATTCTCGCTGGAAATCTCAACTCGTTCGAGTTTTCCGATGGATATGTGGACGTGACTGGCATCCTCGACGGATCGCCTGCTGCCACAACCGCTGTCACCCTCTACGAACCTACGAGCACGACCTCTCCCCTTACCGATTTCGCCACCCAGGTTACCGCCACAAGCCGCTACAACTATATCGAACGGGGCAATGCCGAAGTGCTTGAGCACATCATGGCATCGGCTACTGTGCCAGACACGTCAACCGCCTCGGCGTCGCTAGCCTCCTACGTCTCTGAGGTAACACAGCCGCACTTCACCACCGACTTCCACGAAGTCGATGCCAACGACTCTACTACCCCGGCCGGCCTTACACCGCACGACGGCTTCGTCGTCGCGTTCACCATCCCGCCTGTTCCCACGACAGCGTCCATATCTTCCTCGGCTATCGACTTCGGTTCCGTCTATATCGGTTCAAGCGCCACCCGGACCGTCACTCTCACCAACACCACAACCTTTACGTCTACCGTGAATGTGACCGGCGTAGCTATTTCGGGAGCGAATGCCTCAGACTTCACCCAGACAAACAACTGCTCCGCTCTCGTCGAGAGCGCCACGTGCACCATTACGCTGACCTTCACTCCAGCCGCGGTCGGCGCTCGCAGTGGCCTGCTCACTGTCACGACGGATTCCACCTCAAACCCCACACTGACATCGACCCTCACCGGCACCGGGGTTACTCAGCTTAGCGTTTCGCCCACATCTCTGAGCTTTGGGAACATCGACATAGGCTCATCTTCAGCAGCCCAGACCGTCACTCTGACGAATGCCACCAACGCTTCGATCGCTCTCGCTTCCATTGCCATAAGCGGCGACTACGCCGACACAACAACCTGCGGCTCATCCCTTGCCGCGCTTGGAAGCTGCACGATCTCGGTCGTTTTTACTCCAACCACCACAGGCGTCCGGACCGGTACCCTTACCATCACCTCTGGAGTCTCTGTTATCACGGTCGCTCTCACGGGCAATGGTGTCGACTTCACCATCGCCATCAACCCAACCTCGGGGTCCGTAATTGCCGGCGATGCTGTCACTCCAGACATCATTCTCACTCCGGTCGGCGGCTTCTCCGCACAGGTAAATCTTTCCTGCACCCATACGACGAGTGGTTCAACCTGTGTGCCGTCTACGAGCAGCCTCACCTTGAGTTCGGCCTCCACCATCCCGGCGACCATCACCACAACCTCGCAGTACACGGTTATAGGCTATGGCGGTTTCGGCTCAAACTCCTGGACTATTCTTCTTGGGCTGCTGAGTACTGCTGCAATCCTCTGGGCGGCGCGTCGTGGACGCAGACAACTCCGCGTAGTCGTGGCGCTGCTCGCCTTCGGAGCGATCTGCCTCGCCAGCATGGGATGTTCTGGCCGCCTCCCCGACAAGAACACCACGCCAACATATCCCGGGACCTATACCTATATATTCACTGCTACTGATGGGACCCTCACTCGCACTGCGAGTTACACCCTGATCGTCAGTGCCAAGTAG